From Patescibacteria group bacterium:
CTTCTTTCACCTGCTCTTCTTTAAATCCGACAATGGCCTTCAGTTGTTTGATCATGATATCAATGGAATTCTCCAACGCCTCTCGCGGTGTCAAACTGCCGTCCGTTTCAACGGTCATGCGCAATCTATTGTAGTCTGTTCTTTCGCCAACACGCATATTCTCCACTTCATAGTTCACCCTTCTGATAGGAGTAAAGATCGCGTCAAGAGCGATGGTGCCGATATCAACTTTTTTTCCTTTTTGAAGCACTTCTTTTGCTACATAACCAAGACCTTTTTCAACGGTCATTTCAATATCAAGAGTGACCCCCTTCTTGGTTATTTCCGCGATATGCTGATCCTTATTCAAAATCTCAACCTGACCCGGTGCTATGAGATCTCCCGCCGTAACCACTTTCGGACCCTTAATGGAGCAGGAAACCGTCTGGGGTTCGTTGGTAGTCAGATTAAATCTTACTCTCTTCAGATTGAGCAAGATCGTAATAACGTCCTCTTTCACGCCTTCAATAGTAGAAAATTCATGGGGTACTCCCCCAATCTTTACAGAAGTGATCGCAAAACCGGGAAGCGAAGAAAGGATGATTCTTCGCAATGAGTTTCCCAAAGTATGTCCATATCCGGCATAGAGACCATCGATCTCGTAGATACCTTTGAACCCTTCTTCGGAAACGATCCTTGGCTTTGATGGCAAGAGAACATTTACGTCAAGCATAAAGATGTGATTATACGGTTAAAATAAAATAATTGTTAAAATATACACTGTTTTTCGAGAAATGGCAATCCCTAGAGTACTTTCTCGCGAAATTTATCGGCTATAGAACTCAACAATCGATGCAAGATCAAACAGGTTATCTGACTTCTCCATTCTGGGAGCTCCTTTCATCTCGCCCTTCAATACGTCGGGACTAAACGAAAGCCATGTGGGATAGGTTTGTTTGAGGGTCTTGGAACCAAGCTCCATAAACAACTTATTCTGCTTGCTATTGTCCCGTACCCCCAGCACATCGCCTGTTTTCAACCGATATGAAGGAATGGTGACTCTCCTTCCATTTACGGTGATATGACCATGTGACACCATTTGCCGAGCAAGAGGACGCGACACCGCAATACCAAGTCTAAAGACAACATTGTCCAGCCGTGATTCAAGACGTTCGTAGAGTACTTCGGCCGGATTGGTTCCCGCATGGGATGACGCTTCCTTCACGTAACGAGAAAATTGTTCTTCCCGGAGACCATACATGTTGCGAACTTTTTGTTTCTCGCGAAGCTGACGTCCGTATTCCGTTAATTGTGACCGGTGCTTGCGCTCTGAGTCGAGTTTTCCGGGAGCGTAGGGCTTTTTGTTGAAAACACACTTAGGAGTAAAACACTTTTCCCCTTTGAGGAAAAGCTTCTCGCCTGTTCTTCTGCATATTTTACATTTGCTGTGTCCTGTTGACATACATTTTATCTCAATTATTTTTTCTCTCAATTAGACGCGTCGCGGTTTCTTTGGTTTGGGGCCATTGTGCGGCACCGGTGTCTTATCCACGATTGCGGAAATATCAATACCTTTGCTGGAAAATGCTCTTACTGCCGATTCTCTTCCTGACCCTACGCCACGCACGATGACGTTAACCTCTTGTACTCCCATCATCGCCGCTTTTTCTCCGATCAATTCACCTATTTTTGCGGCCGCAAAAGGCGTTCCCTTCTTTGCGCCCTTGAATCCGAGGGCTCCGCTGGAAGACCACGCGAGCGCGTTGCCTTCTTTATCAGAGAGAAGCACCTTGGTGTTGTTGTATGTTGCTTGTACGTGAAGAGTGCCGGCAACAACTCTCCTTTTAGAAACACGAGAAAGCGCCCTGGATTTTAATCCGGCATCAACGCTACCCGCTCCTTTTTTTACAATTCGTTTCTTTCCCATGATTTTATTTCTTCTCTACTTTCTTTCTGCCGGAACCCATGGTCTTTCTCACGTTACCACGCATTGTTCTTGAATTTGTTTTTGTGCGCTGTCCGCGTGAAGGAAGTCGTTTGGCGTGCCGCGAACCGCGATAACTGCCGATATCTTTCAGCCGCTTGATATTCCCCGCAACCTCGCGCTTGAGATCACCCTCAATGCGGAGCTCTTCAACCGCCTTGCGCACGCGATTTTCCTCGTCTTCTGAAAGATCCTTCGGTTTCTTTCCGTGGGAAACTTTCACCTTGTCTAATATCCGGTGCGCCAAAGGACGCCCCACGCCATAAATAGCCGTCAAGCCGATCTCTAGTCTTTTTTCCTCTGGAATTGTAATACCTGCGATACGCATATATAAAAAATAATTTCAATTATCCTTGACGCTGCTTATGTCTCGGATTTTCGCACACAATGGCAATACGACCCTTTCTGCGGACCATTTTACACTTTGCGCACATTTTTTTTACGGAAGTTTTTACTTTCATATCAAAACCTATTTGTTGGCTCGCTCTCTACACTCGCTTAATGATCCTCCCCTTCCCGCCATACGGATCTAAAACGACTTCTACCTTGTCACCGACAAGCACTTTGATCCTATGCATTCTCATTTTGCCTGAAAGATATGCTAACATCTCACTCCCCGTAGGAAGTGAGACACGAAACAACGTATTAGGCAATGCTTCCGTTACCACCCCTAGCGCAACTTCTTCTTTTCCTTTTTTTTCGTTCATCTAGAGTGGTCTGTATATTAACAGATAAGTGTATAAATAGTCAACCGAGCACCACTTTTACTCTTAAAGCAGAAGAGGTTTTTGGTGCATAATGTAATCATTGTTTCCGTAGATACTCAATGGAGAAGTTAGTAAAAGTGGTGCTCGGTCAGCCCCTCTTCTATTTTGTAATTTGATTGATATGTATTTTGTCCACACTATCCGGAAATGTTCTCTTCCAGAAGGGTTTAATGGAGGCTTCGGCTCGTTGTATATAGGGAAACGCGGCGAGTACTTCTTGGAATTGCAATCCCTTTTTAGGTTTGCCGACAAGCGCCGCCTTTAACCCCTCTTCGTCAACGGTCCATATGACATTAACCGTACCGGAAAGGCTAAACGATATACTTTTATCAAACGGCGAAGCAGATTGCTTATCCACCACATTGAATGTGATCTGGTCCACATTGGGAATAGTCACAGCGCTCCCGTCATATCGGTTTTGAAGCGCCTGCTTCGCGATGAATTTTGCCAGTTCGTCTTTATTGAAGATTACGCCATTCAGTGTCGCCCGTTCGGTAATGCGCGCGGTGTCATCCGATGTCTCCTCAATTTTGTCTTCCCCTTCGTAAGAAATGAATATGCCGTCTTCGTAGAGAATAAAGTTATCCGGCTTTTGCACATTCGCTTCAGCCAGCAACTGCTCTTTGAGCGTGTTCTGGAGTTCTTCGCGGGCAACTTTGATATCTTCTTCCGACGGGTATTTCACGACGCCGGAAAATCCTCCGGTCATTTCGGTTTTGGAGCGAGCGTAAAAATTCTCATATTGGGGGCTCCCTTTAAATCCGGGGATGGTAAAATCAGACAATCC
This genomic window contains:
- the rpmJ gene encoding 50S ribosomal protein L36, giving the protein MKVKTSVKKMCAKCKMVRRKGRIAIVCENPRHKQRQG
- a CDS encoding DNA-directed RNA polymerase subunit alpha — protein: MLDVNVLLPSKPRIVSEEGFKGIYEIDGLYAGYGHTLGNSLRRIILSSLPGFAITSVKIGGVPHEFSTIEGVKEDVITILLNLKRVRFNLTTNEPQTVSCSIKGPKVVTAGDLIAPGQVEILNKDQHIAEITKKGVTLDIEMTVEKGLGYVAKEVLQKGKKVDIGTIALDAIFTPIRRVNYEVENMRVGERTDYNRLRMTVETDGSLTPREALENSIDIMIKQLKAIVGFKEEQVKEEMGETSSEEGGGKEEKKLDADILKTRIETIGFSPRILNALTNANIRTVGGLARKKEEDLLDIEGLGNKGIQEIKRALGNLGVTLK
- the infA gene encoding translation initiation factor IF-1, coding for MNEKKGKEEVALGVVTEALPNTLFRVSLPTGSEMLAYLSGKMRMHRIKVLVGDKVEVVLDPYGGKGRIIKRV
- the rpsD gene encoding 30S ribosomal protein S4, producing the protein MSTGHSKCKICRRTGEKLFLKGEKCFTPKCVFNKKPYAPGKLDSERKHRSQLTEYGRQLREKQKVRNMYGLREEQFSRYVKEASSHAGTNPAEVLYERLESRLDNVVFRLGIAVSRPLARQMVSHGHITVNGRRVTIPSYRLKTGDVLGVRDNSKQNKLFMELGSKTLKQTYPTWLSFSPDVLKGEMKGAPRMEKSDNLFDLASIVEFYSR
- the rpsM gene encoding 30S ribosomal protein S13, which gives rise to MRIAGITIPEEKRLEIGLTAIYGVGRPLAHRILDKVKVSHGKKPKDLSEDEENRVRKAVEELRIEGDLKREVAGNIKRLKDIGSYRGSRHAKRLPSRGQRTKTNSRTMRGNVRKTMGSGRKKVEKK
- the rpsK gene encoding 30S ribosomal protein S11; protein product: MGKKRIVKKGAGSVDAGLKSRALSRVSKRRVVAGTLHVQATYNNTKVLLSDKEGNALAWSSSGALGFKGAKKGTPFAAAKIGELIGEKAAMMGVQEVNVIVRGVGSGRESAVRAFSSKGIDISAIVDKTPVPHNGPKPKKPRRV